The proteins below are encoded in one region of Serratia symbiotica:
- a CDS encoding phosphomannomutase/phosphoglucomutase, with translation MNSLTCFKAYDIRGQLGEELNEDIAYRIGRAYGEYLKPLRVIVGGDVRLSSEALKLALANGLQDAGADVYDIGVSGTEEVYFATFHLGMDGGIEVTASHNPMNYNGMKLVRANAQPISGDTGLLAIKQLAQDNAFPPVAANKRGSYQQITILNEYVNHLLSYIDTTALKPMKLVINSGNGAAGHVIDEIERRFKRDNIPVSFVKVHHQPDGNFPNGIPNPLLPECRDDTAKAVLAHQADMGIAFDGDFDRCFLFDEQGSFIESYYIVGLLAQAFLHTNPGAKIIHDPRLSWNTIDIVNQAGGVPVMSKTGHAFIKERMRKEDAIYGGEMSAHHYFRDFAYCDSGMIPWLLVAALLSAKEKTLSQLVGDRMNKFPCSGEINYKVADIDKVLNEIEAIYGCDVEIDKTDGISIELNDWRFNLRCSNTEALLRLNIEAKDDKNTVTRQIKEIENIITGFHK, from the coding sequence ATGAATAGCCTAACCTGTTTTAAAGCATATGATATTCGTGGCCAACTTGGTGAAGAGCTGAACGAAGATATTGCCTACCGCATCGGCCGAGCTTATGGGGAATATCTTAAGCCGTTACGCGTGATTGTCGGTGGGGACGTGCGCCTTAGCAGCGAAGCTCTTAAGTTGGCGTTAGCGAATGGGCTGCAAGATGCAGGTGCTGATGTGTATGACATTGGCGTGAGCGGAACCGAAGAGGTCTATTTTGCTACTTTCCATCTTGGCATGGATGGCGGGATAGAAGTGACCGCAAGTCATAACCCAATGAATTACAACGGTATGAAACTGGTACGCGCCAACGCCCAGCCAATAAGTGGCGATACCGGCCTGCTGGCAATCAAACAGTTGGCGCAAGACAATGCATTTCCTCCGGTTGCAGCAAACAAACGCGGTAGCTATCAGCAAATAACGATCTTGAACGAGTACGTTAATCATCTATTGAGTTATATCGATACAACGGCGTTGAAGCCAATGAAGCTGGTTATCAACTCTGGTAACGGCGCGGCGGGGCACGTCATTGATGAGATTGAACGCCGTTTTAAGCGCGACAACATCCCTGTCTCTTTTGTGAAAGTGCATCATCAGCCGGATGGTAATTTCCCGAACGGTATCCCTAATCCATTATTACCTGAATGCCGTGACGATACGGCTAAAGCGGTGCTGGCGCATCAGGCCGATATGGGCATTGCTTTTGATGGCGACTTTGACCGCTGTTTCCTGTTCGATGAGCAAGGGAGTTTTATCGAAAGTTATTACATTGTCGGGCTGCTGGCACAGGCTTTCTTGCACACCAACCCAGGGGCCAAGATTATCCACGATCCTCGCTTGTCCTGGAATACTATTGATATTGTTAACCAAGCGGGGGGTGTTCCGGTCATGTCTAAAACTGGCCATGCATTTATTAAAGAACGGATGCGTAAAGAAGACGCTATCTACGGCGGCGAGATGAGTGCGCACCATTACTTCCGTGATTTTGCCTATTGCGACAGCGGGATGATCCCATGGCTGCTGGTGGCTGCGTTGCTTTCCGCCAAAGAGAAGACATTGAGCCAACTGGTTGGTGATCGCATGAATAAGTTCCCTTGCAGCGGTGAAATTAACTATAAGGTTGCGGATATCGACAAAGTGCTTAATGAGATTGAGGCTATTTACGGGTGTGATGTTGAGATCGATAAAACGGACGGTATCTCTATTGAGCTTAATGATTGGAGATTTAATCTACGCTGCTCGAATACCGAAGCCTTGTTAAGGCTGAATATTGAAGCCAAAGATGATAAAAACACGGTTACCAGACAGATTAAAGAAATAGAAAACATCATAACAGGATTCCATAAATAA
- a CDS encoding mannose-1-phosphate guanylyltransferase/mannose-6-phosphate isomerase produces MLLPVIMAGGTGSRLWPMSRELHPKQFLRLHSFHSMLQETLNRLDGVEISEPVVICNQDHRFMVAEQLRQIDMLSHNIILEPVGRNTAPAIALAALNALAQGHDPIMLVLAADHIIKDIGAFHAAIEAAQAFAAGQSLVTFGIVPTGPETGYGYIQRGESWGEHVSATCVKRFVEKPDLATAQNYVDSGEYFWNSGMFMFRAKRYLEELEKFRPDILAACQHALSDTGGDKNFINVKQDAFACCPDESIDYAVMEKTQDAVMIPLDAGWSDVGSWSALWEVSPKDEAGNALTGDTFLHNTHDCYINTDEKLVAAVGVDNLVMVNTKDAVLVVDKSKVQDVKKVVEYLKKHNRSEYRRHREVYRPWGICDILVAEKRFCVNRITVNPGEAFSLQIHHHRTEHWVVLAGTARVTTGDKTFLLTENQSTFIPIGVVHRLENPGNIPLELIEVQAGSYLGNDDIIRIKDHYGRC; encoded by the coding sequence ATGTTATTACCTGTAATTATGGCAGGCGGCACTGGTAGCCGTTTGTGGCCGATGTCCCGTGAACTTCATCCAAAGCAATTTCTGCGTTTGCATAGCTTCCATTCAATGTTGCAGGAAACATTAAACCGCCTTGATGGTGTTGAGATCAGTGAACCTGTCGTCATCTGTAACCAGGATCACCGCTTTATGGTGGCTGAACAACTGCGTCAAATCGACATGTTGTCACACAACATCATCTTGGAACCGGTAGGACGCAATACTGCGCCAGCGATCGCGCTGGCAGCACTAAACGCCCTTGCGCAAGGGCACGATCCCATCATGTTGGTCTTGGCGGCAGATCATATCATCAAGGATATTGGGGCGTTTCATGCGGCTATCGAGGCAGCACAGGCTTTTGCTGCGGGGCAAAGCCTGGTGACATTCGGTATTGTGCCCACTGGGCCGGAAACAGGATATGGCTATATCCAGCGTGGCGAAAGCTGGGGTGAGCATGTTTCTGCGACTTGCGTAAAGCGTTTTGTCGAAAAACCCGATCTTGCCACCGCCCAAAATTACGTGGATTCTGGAGAATATTTTTGGAACAGCGGTATGTTCATGTTCCGTGCCAAGCGCTATTTAGAAGAATTGGAGAAGTTTCGTCCAGATATTTTGGCTGCCTGCCAGCACGCTCTGAGTGATACCGGGGGCGATAAGAATTTCATCAACGTTAAACAAGACGCTTTTGCGTGCTGCCCTGATGAATCGATCGATTATGCGGTGATGGAGAAAACCCAGGATGCCGTCATGATACCGCTAGATGCTGGATGGAGTGATGTTGGATCATGGTCTGCTTTGTGGGAAGTCAGCCCGAAGGATGAGGCCGGCAATGCATTAACTGGTGATACCTTCCTGCATAACACTCATGACTGTTATATCAATACCGATGAAAAATTGGTGGCTGCTGTTGGCGTCGATAATCTGGTGATGGTTAATACCAAGGATGCTGTACTGGTGGTTGATAAATCAAAGGTACAGGATGTCAAAAAAGTAGTTGAATATCTGAAAAAACACAATCGTAGCGAATATAGAAGACATCGTGAAGTTTACCGGCCATGGGGCATCTGCGATATCTTGGTCGCCGAAAAACGTTTCTGTGTAAACCGCATAACCGTGAACCCAGGCGAAGCGTTTTCCTTGCAGATACACCATCATCGTACTGAGCATTGGGTGGTGCTTGCAGGTACGGCCAGAGTGACAACCGGAGATAAAACTTTTCTATTGACTGAAAATCAGTCGACATTCATTCCCATTGGCGTGGTTCACCGTTTAGAAAACCCAGGTAATATACCTTTGGAACTGATTGAAGTGCAGGCGGGTTCTTATTTAGGGAACGATGACATTATTCGTATCAAAGATCATTACGGTCGTTGCTAA